In the genome of Magnolia sinica isolate HGM2019 chromosome 2, MsV1, whole genome shotgun sequence, one region contains:
- the LOC131229697 gene encoding chaperone protein dnaJ 11, chloroplastic-like, which yields MLASPYQSSQAFFRFSTEFRGPRISVPTSPSTVSPRLRPPRVIAAHSSADRQTPPPPAPASSAMASTASLYDVLGLSTGATCQEIKAAYRRLVRLCHPDVVATDRKDRSAEQFMRIHAAYSTLSDPEKRTDYDRKLLLNRPFPSSSSFKASSFSGYGRRTWETDQCW from the coding sequence CTCGCCTCACCGTACCAATCCTCGCAAGCTTTCTTCCGCTTCTCGACCGAATTCCGCGGCCCGCGGATTTCTGTTCCAACGTCTCCCTCGACCGTCTCTCCAAGGCTCCGACCGCCACGTGTCATCGCAGCCCACAGCTCGGCCGATAGACAGACGCCGCCGCCTCCCGCCCCCGCCTCGTCCGCAATGGCATCCACCGCGTCCCTCTACGATGTCCTCGGCCTATCAACTGGAGCCACGTGCCAGGAAATCAAGGCTGCTTACCGTAGGTTGGTCCGCCTCTGCCATCCCGATGTCGTGGCGACCGATCGTAAGGACAGGTCCGCGGAGCAGTTCATGAGGATCCACGCGGCTTACTCCACGCTGTCCGATCCTGAGAAGCGGACCGACTACGATCGGAAGCTTCTCCTCAACCGTCCGTTTCCTTCCTCATCTTCCTTCAAGGCTTCTAGTTTTAGCGGGTACGGTCGACGGACATGGGAGACGGATCAGTGCTGGTAG